The Colias croceus chromosome 6, ilColCroc2.1 genome contains the following window.
CCAATATTTAGTTAGAATGGAAGCCAATATGTtgctatatatttattgaatgatCGGGATTTCTTAACTGTGTATTTCAAGAAGCTGCATAGATTGGACCTACAGcaacttttttttaacagattaCAATCATCAAAACAGCTGTTGAACTTGATCAACAAGAATTTCGGCACGCTCGCATTCTGCAAGCGGTGGTTGGAGCGCGCTGGTGCATCGCGCTACGCGATGGCGCTCAAAGACCTCTGCGATAAGGGCGTCGTGGACGCGTACCCGCCGCTCTGCGATATTAAGGGCTGCTACACCGCGCAGTTTGAACACACAATCCTGCTAAGACCCACGTGCAAGGAAGTGGTTTCAAGAGGCGATGATTATTAATGCATAATTCACGCTACACCATGCCCCGAACCATGGTCAGGCATTAATCACTTCATACAAAAACTATACAATGATGTTTGTACAAGGCTGGCGACACGGTGTAGCGTAAAGCATGATAACAACGGTCCAGACATATGCTTATTCTTACGACGAATTTTTAGGGCTGGCATCCCCGGCTGTGACAGATGACACATTCAATGAAGAGTGGTGTGAAgtgttttttaatgttttggtGATTTGGTAGTTGAATTATGTTGATAAAATTCGATTTTCAAATAGACTGATGTAATCAGACTctgatactttttaataattattgaaccAAATTTTGTCCAAATCAAGTGTTTCTTTGCTGGGTCATCAGtcctaataatttatacatgcTATATTTTTACGTTCTAACAATTCAAGTTTGCAATAAGCCCGCGGCTTTAAAACTTTTActcaaattatttaagtttaactTGTTGATGTCAATAttaactcttttttttttgtgattttgtttattataactaTATATTGTATCAGTTTTTGTAGAGTGTAAGATACAGCTGTGTATTCTGACCATTGTCAGTCAATACAAATTAacctttaaataaagttatgtattttatattctctcttttatttatagttgaCTATATTCTAACATCCGATTCGAGATATGTTAGTTCAACTAAAGTTATTAGGGGATGTAGAAAGAAAAcaacttataattttacttaaaatttattacccaTTTTTAGGAAAGCAGTATCATCCTAAAAATCACAAATGTAAACGATTATAACATGTAAAATGGATAAAAAGTCTTTCGCCCATAACAATTGTTAATAGAAATGTAAAAAACGTTCTAAGGCTTCTGACTTCCTACAATTTTTCTAGCATTTTACATTGtttcatattaatatctataactACGATCACTAATATCTTTGtagaaaaattatgaaaaagcAATATTCGCTGcacaaatttaacatttataattgttttatttagaagGCTTTAGAATCGAGTACATGTTTCAACAAGATTTATGAATAAGTGCTATCTAAAGAAACTGGCAATACTAATTTTAAGTGACTTTCAAATAaactattcattttatttaatttaaaagaaacagCGAGCTTGCACttaaatttctttataagaaaacaaattAAGTGGTAAAAATACTGActttgtacaataattacattGACTTACTAATAAAAGGGTTcccataatatatgaaatgaaCATTGTTAAGctggaatattttatactttcaaATTACGAATACACGAAAGTGATTTGAAACCGTAGGTGCTCTGAATTATATATTTGCTTTCAACGCACGTATTCCATATAACATTTtagcaaatattttatatattgtaagaCAAAACAGTCTAATGATAAAATAGAATTAGGTCTAACAAATGACATACAACAGGTCAAGCTTACTTTGCCTCACTGTTATTGTCAATAATTAAATTGCTTATTGCAATAACATGTTACAAGGTGgaactttttttgtttttataatatagatatctTAAATGCAGAAACCTCTATATTTAACGTATGCTTCCTTTTCTTAGTAGTTCAATATCTATCTAGTGTCGTTAAATACTCAGATGTATACGAGTACGAACTCGTAtcgtaaaaatataagtaatattaaaaaaatgctgcCACTGAAAAAACTTTAAGCTTTTGTTTGGTAATACATATACCTCATTCATAATTATGAAACAATTTGAACCTTATATTGACTAGAGGATGCAACATTATACATATCTTtagtgacaaataaaaaaccgatatcgaatttaaactattaaaattatcaattatttcatCCGTAATTTAACTCTAAATGAAAGCAGGATACTAATGgcacaaaaaaatgtatacaaataattttaaaacctaTGGCTTGGTGCTAAAAGGACTGCAGTTcttttgtttgtatattatatatgtaggtaattgaaatgaaaaatcaCGTAATCTTCCGTAATGTAGTCCGTTGTCTGAAAGGTGCTTTAAACATCAGGCTACAAACTTTAACATTCAATCTGCAAGTTCAACTTGCCCATGACAGGATCCGTACCCACGCGTTTAAATGCTAATACCTACTCCctttttaaatagaatttaGAATAAGTATCTGCGATTGTCTCTGCTCGATACTTTTATCGGTAGGTCCGTTAACAGTTCATATCGGTTTCAATTCCTTTCTGCGGTACGGATTCCCATAACTTTCTGCTCAAATTCACGTCTCTACATAATTAACCCACTAACATCGCTTATACCAAATTGGTAAAGTATCACAGAAATTAAATGTCCCTAGCTAAACTATTATGATTTCTAATAAGTTTTCAAAGTGACTACTTCTCCAGATTAAGTTACATAATATCCTTATTGAGGGTAAGAcaaatactaaattaaaattttattaaattatacgaATACAaggaaaacattaaatttatggaaattaataaaatctaattaaatGTGTCACTGGTCGTTGGCGTCTTGCACTTTTTATTACTAAGGAATTAGTGAagctaaaattaatataatcgtaaataaataatatcgttCTGAATATTTTAAGGAAACTCAATGTTTCCTCTGTCATCAATTAAAACCGGGAAGacgatattaatttaaataaactattcGGGACTCATCCTCTGTCTACTCCAAAATTAAGATGAATGTGAATGTATAAATATCACACCACGCACACAttgaataggtacctaatttcattataataaatgtcttcaataaaatacaaaaataagttataaataatccactcaaattaaaaattgtaatgtttgTGACTAATCGCTGCTTAGCGCTGAAGTTCTTCGCCATTGGTCGTTACTTCGGTCTGCGGCCATTTGTAAATAGTTTGCAGCGGCACGTGAAGCAACTCTATGATGTGTCGGTAATTCGGCTctacgaaaaataaataaataattaattaatacaatgtAATGTTCTATTAccttcattaattaaaatctggTTTATTgtctgtgccctgcggtttcaccagcattgctccgctcctgttggtcttagggtgatgatatataaccttcctcgataaatgggctatcagctatctaataccgaaagaatgtttcaaattggacctgagattagcgcattcaaacaaaaaaacaaacaaactctttcggtttataatattagtatctagattaatatacattaaaaaatattttaatattaaactagcttaaATTGAATGATTAATACTAAGAACTATTCTTAATGTTAACTTATCTGAGATAAGAAtatgtttttgaaattatttgttatacaACTTATAATAAGATCTATGTAAtcatataataaagataaaattgtaatatgaaATGAACGAAACATAAATTCaaaactttcaaataaaataaagtaatttttaaaaatatgaaaatatacgtTTCAAAAAAGAACGATCGAAGAAATccatattacttatatttttttttagacgAAACAATCGTGTATACCTATTATCGCAGTAATCCTACTAATcatataaatacgaaagtttgtACGTTGGTTTGTAGCTCCTTcacctaaactactgaactaattttcatgaaatttggcaaaCACATAGAGgttaacttggattaacacatagtttttatcccgaaaaacgcactggaacgggaactatgcgggtttaaTTTGACTACGGGGGCGAAGCTACGGGCaaaaagctagtattatatcgAGTCATATCTAATTAAACAAGTTGTTACACATTGACACaacttttacattatttatatttagtttattattatcacataTACAGAGTAAACGGCATagtatttgtaattatttaggCTATTTCTTTTTTACGTAGATAAGTAGGTATCAGTATTGTTCATGTATCATTtgatatgtaaatatatgCTAACAATCGGTACTccaaatgttatttaaataatgagaACGCTATTGTAtgagtttcatcaaaatctcTTATTGGGTATGAGGTAGAAGCATTTCACATATTATGtttcgatttttattttaatttcatatcatAGAGAGAGATAAGATGGATAAGAATAATGACTCTATTAGTTTCacgttacataataatatattttatcttaccATTTTCTGGGTTTATGTATCCCCGCCGAATCAAGAAGTCCAGTAAAACGGGAGCGCtggttgttttaaattgtgGTGTAAGCGCTCGTTGCACACATTCTTCTGCAGTTAGTAACTCGAATTTCTCCACCTCCCCATCTGCGTTTTCAGGCACAAACTCCATGGGAAGCTCCAGATCGTATACATATTCCGTGTTCGGGAATAGACCTCTCTCGCTTTCGAAGTAGAAACTACAAGACAAGAAACTTTAGATTATATAACTGTAATTTTTACAcagaaattatgtaaattttcatCAATCATCTAAACTTCAAGTTAGTTAGGAAATAGCAATAAGTATGGAAAACGTCTATCGAACGAATTTCACGGGGAGTAGCTACGGGCGCAAAGCtttcttttagaaaataattaaaataaaaaagataaaaatttaaaagcgaTACTGATTTGGATCAGTCAGAACTGGAACTATACTTAAGGAAATActcattcataaaaataacctTGTAGGTCCTTATTGTTACGTATATAGAGATAATGTTTTTCCTGTTTAAACATAGattgctttttaattaataaataacatactacaaaactgttttatatggtaataaaattcaattgtgTATATGGCACATACTATCATTACAATGTTATCAGAACATGATTCTTAGCTGCATGattggtattatttttatgagtagacaaaaaaattattatttttttactcatatatatctgtataattgtatatattatgcTCAATATTGAACATAATTCGAAAGTtctttaataaacattaaaattttaagacaaataatttttaatagttctATTCTGGTTTTGCAATTGCAAACGTCTTGTCTACTGTgctgttttaatataatgtgaAATAATGTGTAACTATAACTATATTTGGACTTTGTCAAAGTGATATCAttgataagttttatcatattttatatccATTTATACAATACATCATCATTTCATAAATTGGGCAGAATATGgacataaaaaatttacagataaagtttgataataaaacatacctcACACAGCCAGCTGGAACCAGTTTCTTCGCTAAATCCCCAACCACGGATGCTTCTTCAGCTACTTCTTTGATAGCTGTTTCAAGAATACCATAGCCAACGGCCAAACCTCCACTCACAAAGCAATCCCATTTTCCTAtattaattagaaaataaaatatgtctgtTAGCAACAAGGAcagtttatttacatttgcaTCATTTCtaatctaatttattataccATTTGAATAGACTGTAGAGGTTAAATTGCTTTTATTGTTTGTGTGTTAACTATGCTTAGTTTACTAAAGAACCAATACTATACCATCCACTTTTTTCTGCTAGTAAGAAATGtctagaaattaataaaaaatattttattggtaacaTTAAATTATGCAAGCATATTGTATGAACATTAATCATACCTGGCCAAGTTTGTTTAGTAAAACTCCTCTGTTGCAGCCAAATGCACAGACCTTTGGTAGGGTGGAATAAGTATCCATTTATACTGACACCATAGTTCCTGATGCCAAACAAACATATAGCACTTCTATCCATCTCCAAGAGGCTCTCATGGTAAAATGGTGTACTAACCTCAAAGCACTATAGAacacaacaaaaatattatttttatatggtcTAATTGTGTGGTCAAATACTAAACTTGTATACCAAATTCAATAAATGTTAGTAATAAACGCAACATAACTATTGCTATAATCTAagtaattatgttaaaaatattaaactaaacaaatttaatttgtgtAAGCCTTCATACCTCATCTCGCCAACCTTTCAAAGCACATATTTCCCCCTCCTTGCGCAAAAACTGTAGAACTTCAGCAATTCTTGTAGTTCTCTCTTGATAGTCCCTAAATGCTGGATTTAATTCAACATATTTTCCAGTTACACTGAATACCTGAatgaacaatattaaaattgatagtcataccaaataaaaatttatataaagaataaaatgtCTACCTCTTGTATAAATCAATCAATGGATAAGggttttttaatcaaaaataatatttgaataaaaccaTTATTTACCTACTGATTAATTTTACCTATGCTCTTTAATTGGAGATAGCAATTTTTTATAGCATGAGATTAATTTAACAGTCCCCTAATATGCACATAAATGAGGTTATTGATGGcctaattaaatttaactgaTGTTCAAAAATGAACATTTATTACAggaaatataagtaaaaacaCAGTTAGAACAGATTGTTTAATCGGTGCGGTGCGACCAATCTTCTATTATAACGCCTTACCTCGGGAAATCTTAGTAAATATTTCTGCACATCGGGCCGAATAAGACCTACTTGATGACCTCCAACCAAAAACGGTTTACAGGTACCTTGATGTAATccttaaacaaaacaataacaataacaatcgattttaaaattagttaaatgtttttgttataaacGTACCTGATAAAtagaaacaattaaattttcttgctaattttgttatttctgAAAGGTTGTTCTTAATTGTAGAATTCATGTCTTTCATACTAATCTGTTACGTTGAGCGATcagagaaataatttttctcaaGACTCCGAAAACTCTGAAAAACTCAAATTAGATTGCAATTCGCTATAGTTGCTGTTTGTATTCCATAATCCATCCCCATCCAGTCACCACCAGTGCCGTGTCCGATACTCGATAGTGATGTCCCAATATATATAGACCACAATATAGACAAAAGATAAAAAGATAGATGCAAGACAAAACAAGGTTATACTCTGTCCACTataagagcgttttcacattgtccggtccgatatcggatatcggaagccgatagccgatatccgatatcggacacaatttgccctttcacattatccgataatatcgtcccgatatcatgagtgttgccagaaactggaaaagtagatatatggagaattaaaaaaaaaaacagtggatgcatttatgttacaaaaaataaactttattttaaataaaataaatagtaataaataaactatgtttttcaaaccggtttaatctgctgactgcggagtttggatttgtaccctctgcagagtcagaatctagtttcaatattcaatttcattgtgaggcttgttttttttatatgctgtttttctttttttaacaatagaacatgttgtgtggtcgtagtgaattttagaacttttttatattaaatcatgtacgactgttatgttcttatacaaataaaataaaataaaattcaactcagtattaaagcgacgaaactggcaaatataaattcaaattacatttacaaatgtaggtgctgttatctaccacagaacagtaaattatctacgtagtaccacagactaataataatatagccatACGAGCCATGACaaccaaaatagtaaacaagccAAACAAGCTCAAAAGTCGCCGCGCGTTCTTGACAAAATGTAAGGTCGCCGCATtctaattctgaaattttagagaaaactaaacaaaattgccgtattgtaaattttcttttcaataaaaagggtttgatttaaaaaaattcaactgatagatcgtagttgtacatacagtaaaaataactacaaaaaagaaaccgacttcaaaaacaactggaaaagtaaaatataaaaaagatttgatattattaattacttaatattatttagatgtgctatttattatacaggtttGATATCGGCGCTAAAACAAAGCATTCACAGATACTAAGTCACAGATTTAGTATCTGTGACTCaatgacaacaatacaataaaaatttctttcttttctttcttttttttttttactaatatttcgaagatacggttgaatttaagaacgcaatatatttttgtttacttcagttcagccaattgccgtatattataggacggtattaaaatagctcccgtaaaaatagtatttttaatgcctttaaatacttaaatgaatgttttcttaataaaaaggtttaaagtaaatgaaaggattttttttttacattttgcgcctagaaatgactgaaaatacacaaactagtgctttttttgctgttggtatactaccttttcgaaaattaagttggtaacactgaacattatcgtccgatagttcacgggaatatcggtgttggctccgatatccgatatcggaccggacaatgtgaaagacaggtacctaaatcatacattttacttagcctccgatatcggatatcggctatcggcgcccgatatccgatatcggaccggacaatgtgaaaacgctctaagAATTGCTTTTTGACAGCTCGACGGTTTATAGCTTTAGTGATGTTCAAAAGATTCTCGATTGTGATATCATTCcgattatgaatttttaacataatcattaatcgaataaataaattaaattaattaaattattacgtaaatgtaataataagtacatattataaagatacattttatgttgcatttttgttttgtttatatgttattttatatatcatttattaatataaatacatatattttaattgctaaAATCTCCAAACGGTTTGacattatattacctatatgtataCTGGTAACATCAACCGACCATCCACCGGCCACAATTTTGACGTCATCCGTCACTCGCAGCAAAACGCCCGTGCCAGTCACACGCATTTATGTTCGCTGAGTGTTCTCTCGCATTTGTTAGTCGCCTTGAGTTGAGTAGTTTTATTCCTCGGTGCATCTTTTGTGAGTGTTTAGATCCATTGATCTTGAAAATGCCGAAAGGACAAGTTTTGAAAGGACAATCCAGACAGTTAGTGCTAAAACTTTGTGATTTCTTTGAGaaagaaaatcaaaatggcggtcCTCTCATACCTTTCTCGCAAGTGCGAAACCGTGTTTCGGTTGCATTGGGTATCAGTCTACCAACTGTGACTAAAATTACGAATGATGCCTACGGTAGGAGCGGCTTGGAAAGAAACAAACCTTCTACACCAAAAAGAAAGCGTCGGCCTCGTAAGGTGACAGGTGTTGATGATTTTGACGCTGATGCCATTCGTCGTCATGTATATGactactatttaaaaaaagaaattccaACTTTAAGAAAACTTATTGTTTCCTTGCAAAGAAGTGGTTTATTTCATGGTCAAAAATCTTCATTGGCcaaagttttaaaaacaattggcttttcatttaaaaaatctgaTAAAAGAAAAGTGTTAATGGAACGAACTGATGTTGCTTTGTCACGATGTGACTTTTTAAGAAAGGCAAAAAGAATACAAGATTggacaaatattgtttttacagATGAAACATGGCTCAACGCTAACCACACAATATCCCGTTCCTGGACTGACGGTACTGCTGCATCAACCTCCGCAGTACCAATGGGAAAAGGTGAACGCCTCATCATATGTCACGCTGGTACGGCAAAAGGTTTTGTACGAAATGCACTGCTGGCATTCAAATCTAAGAAATCAGGCGATTACCACGAAGAAATGAATGCAGAGGTCTATGAAGAGTGGTTCAAAAACATGCTCCTATCATTGGAAGAACCatctacaattttaattgataacgCACCTTACCACTCTCGCCAAATTGATAAAATGCCAACACaagctaataaaaaacatgaaattattaattggcTTCGCGATAATGGAGAAAATGTGGACGAttctatgttaaaaatagaattattacaaatattaaaaacaaaaaaaaaacctaaacgCTATGTAATAGATGAAATGGCAGCAGAATATGGCCATATCGTCCTTAGAATTCCTCCTTATCACTGCCAATACAACGCTATAGAGCTCATCTGGGCTCAAGTAAAAGGGCATGCTGCGAGAAGCAATACGAGCCCGCCATTCACAGCGAATAAAATGTTGGCATTACTAAAAGACGCTTGCACCCACGTGACGGCCGAGAACTGGGCAAGAGTGGTGGAGAGAACTAAACGTATCATATTATCTGATTGGGACCGTGATATTGCATTCGACAATATATGCACACAAGACCTTATCCTACATATTACTGAAGACTCCTCATCGGACGAATCCAGTGAAAATTGTAATTCTGACGACTTAGgctaataaaatagattaaactactctcgttgttttatttgtttttcaaactaaaaaaaaagtaaaactttatattatattaatattttatttggtttctatcttacaatttggttgtttttatgtttaaataacattaacttAGTAGAAGAATTTTTTATCGGATATATTCACATTtcgattatttataatctgtggcacaataatattgaatcGTTCTGTGAAGCACATCTCTAAGTGGGCGGTACCTGTCCATAAAGaacagtattttattgtatgacatttttacataataaatacaaaatttcatagtTGTGAGCTGTcaaaaagcaaataatataatggacAGAGTATAAATACttgttttaaatagatattgtTGTTAATGAATTGGTTCACTGGCTCTTATTGACTCTCATTTCACTTCCATAATCTAGACTAATAATCGCCCGGTTAGccagtatataataataacaattgaTCCTTTTCAAGTTATCGAATATCGgataatatttgtaatgcAATTCATAACCGTACATTCAGAGACCCTCCAATCGAAAAAATAGCATACCTAGTCTATGGTGGTCTATGTCTAACTAGCTGTCATTCGTGGTGGTTTGTCAACGTCAAAAACGACTTAAAGTGACTGAAAGTGTTGACAAAtttcaatattcattattaatgaatttcaacaaatattattgttacaagtttattatatttttaatcttattatTAAGCAATTGAACATAGTGACTGAATATAACGTAAAATATGCCTTAATCCaaccaattataatattataattcaccGGTGAATGAATCgtgataattattgataaataggTACTTGGAGTGAACCTTGTTTGCTggattgattaaaaaattgtaaaaaaaacatgaccGATAATATGAGTATTCTTAGTGAAATTTCTCCTGTTTTCCGTCCATATATTCAGTGTATTTACCAAGACTTAAAACTAGGTGAACAAATTGaagcaatattataattaattacttgcacagtattatttttaatatgatatCTAATATTTCAGGATtatgtaaaagtaaaattgacttggaaaGGATGTCTGGGAATATGGAAGGAGTTGAAAGTCAGTTAAGAGTGGTGCTCCCATATTGctcaaaaaagttaaaatgggAAGTGATTTTTGATCCTTCAACACCGTGGTTTGCACCGGACTTCAGATTTGATGATGAAAGCTTTCTTAGTAATATTGACGAAGAAAATCTAATTAAAGAAGTCCCAAGTCTTTGTCAGTGGAATTCAAGTGACCCTAAAGCTTTGTGTGGTGTACTGACAGAActtatcaaattatataaGTTTCATCAGGTAAATAGTTGTGTCCATTCACAAGAAATACAAATATACTATCGAAGGTAGAAATATTTTACTGATTGATGGTTTCAGGTAAAGAAATTGAATGAGGATGATAATTCTCGTGCTTCTTTTGAGTACAGTGCATTACTTGGCAATGCCCTAACAACTGAACAAGATGTAGAAGTCTGGGTGGGAGGCCATATAGTAGAATTTATGATTAAGTTAAAAGTGAAT
Protein-coding sequences here:
- the LOC123692392 gene encoding uncharacterized protein YJR142W yields the protein MKDMNSTIKNNLSEITKLARKFNCFYLSGLHQGTCKPFLVGGHQVGLIRPDVQKYLLRFPEVFSVTGKYVELNPAFRDYQERTTRIAEVLQFLRKEGEICALKGWRDECFEVSTPFYHESLLEMDRSAICLFGIRNYGVSINGYLFHPTKGLCIWLQQRSFTKQTWPGKWDCFVSGGLAVGYGILETAIKEVAEEASVVGDLAKKLVPAGCVSFYFESERGLFPNTEYVYDLELPMEFVPENADGEVEKFELLTAEECVQRALTPQFKTTSAPVLLDFLIRRGYINPENEPNYRHIIELLHVPLQTIYKWPQTEVTTNGEELQR
- the LOC123692673 gene encoding uncharacterized protein LOC123692673, with the protein product MPKGQVLKGQSRQLVLKLCDFFEKENQNGGPLIPFSQVRNRVSVALGISLPTVTKITNDAYGRSGLERNKPSTPKRKRRPRKVTGVDDFDADAIRRHVYDYYLKKEIPTLRKLIVSLQRSGLFHGQKSSLAKVLKTIGFSFKKSDKRKVLMERTDVALSRCDFLRKAKRIQDWTNIVFTDETWLNANHTISRSWTDGTAASTSAVPMGKGERLIICHAGTAKGFVRNALLAFKSKKSGDYHEEMNAEVYEEWFKNMLLSLEEPSTILIDNAPYHSRQIDKMPTQANKKHEIINWLRDNGENVDDSIIPPYHCQYNAIELIWAQVKGHAARSNTSPPFTANKMLALLKDACTHVTAENWARVVERTKRIILSDWDRDIAFDNICTQDLILHITEDSSSDESSENCNSDDLG